One window of Arthrobacter oryzae genomic DNA carries:
- the hutU gene encoding urocanate hydratase: MAPADFTTGARPVKAARGTELTAKSWQTEAPLRMLMNNLDPEVAERPDDLVVYGGTGRAVRSWAAFDAITRTLETMEKDETLLVQSGKPVGVFRTNEWAPRVLLANSNLVGDWANWPEFRRLEAEGLMMYGQMTAGSWIYIGTQGILQGTFETFAAIARKLTGDENGTLAGTLTLTGGCGGMGGAQPLAVTLNDGACLIVDVDETRLRRRAGKRYLDEVETDLDAAIAKVLKAKEERRGWSVGYVGNAAEVFPEILRRHNAGELTVDIVTDQTSAHDPLSYLPEGISVAEWHREAEADPEGFTKKAQASMARHVQAMVEFQDAGAEVFDYGNSIRDEARKGGYNRAFEFPGFVPAYIRPLFCEGLGPFRWVALSGDPEDIRVTDEAIKELFPENKHLHRWIDAAQERVEFEGLPARICWLGYGERAKAGLLFNQLVKEGKVKAPIVIGRDHLDSGSVASPYRETEAMQDGSDAIADWPMLNALLNTASGATWVSLHHGGGVGIGRSIHAGQVSVADGTDLAAQKLERLLTNDPGMGVIRHADAGYDRALEVAKERGVRIPMNEGTTK, from the coding sequence ATGGCACCCGCCGATTTCACCACCGGTGCCCGCCCGGTCAAAGCAGCCCGCGGCACCGAGCTCACCGCCAAGAGCTGGCAGACGGAAGCCCCGCTGCGCATGCTCATGAACAACCTGGACCCCGAGGTGGCCGAACGCCCCGATGACCTGGTGGTCTACGGCGGCACCGGCCGCGCCGTCCGCAGCTGGGCCGCGTTCGACGCCATCACCCGCACCCTGGAAACCATGGAAAAGGACGAGACCCTGCTGGTCCAGTCCGGCAAGCCGGTGGGCGTTTTCCGCACCAACGAATGGGCGCCGCGCGTGCTCCTGGCCAACTCGAACCTCGTGGGCGACTGGGCCAACTGGCCCGAATTCCGCCGGCTCGAGGCCGAGGGCCTGATGATGTACGGCCAGATGACCGCCGGGTCCTGGATCTACATCGGTACCCAGGGCATCCTGCAGGGCACCTTCGAAACCTTCGCCGCGATCGCCCGCAAGCTTACCGGCGACGAGAACGGCACCCTCGCCGGTACCCTGACCCTCACCGGCGGCTGCGGCGGCATGGGCGGTGCCCAGCCGCTCGCCGTCACCCTGAACGACGGCGCCTGCCTGATCGTCGACGTCGACGAGACCCGCCTGCGCCGCCGCGCCGGCAAGCGCTACCTCGACGAGGTGGAAACCGATCTCGACGCCGCCATCGCCAAAGTGCTCAAGGCCAAGGAGGAGCGCCGCGGCTGGTCCGTGGGCTACGTGGGAAACGCCGCCGAGGTGTTCCCGGAGATCCTGCGCCGCCACAACGCCGGCGAACTCACGGTGGACATCGTCACCGACCAGACCTCCGCGCACGATCCGCTGAGCTACCTCCCCGAGGGCATCTCCGTGGCGGAATGGCACCGCGAGGCCGAGGCTGATCCGGAAGGCTTCACCAAGAAGGCGCAGGCCTCCATGGCCAGGCACGTCCAGGCCATGGTGGAGTTCCAGGACGCCGGCGCCGAGGTGTTCGACTACGGTAACTCCATCCGCGACGAAGCCCGCAAGGGCGGCTACAACCGCGCGTTCGAATTCCCCGGCTTCGTCCCGGCCTACATCCGCCCGCTGTTCTGCGAGGGACTCGGCCCGTTCCGCTGGGTTGCGCTGTCCGGCGACCCGGAGGATATCCGTGTCACCGATGAGGCCATCAAGGAGCTGTTCCCGGAGAACAAGCACCTGCACCGCTGGATCGACGCCGCCCAGGAACGGGTCGAGTTCGAAGGCCTGCCGGCCCGTATCTGCTGGCTCGGCTACGGCGAACGCGCCAAGGCCGGCCTGCTGTTCAACCAGCTGGTCAAGGAAGGCAAGGTCAAAGCGCCCATCGTGATTGGCCGCGACCACCTCGACTCCGGCTCCGTCGCCTCGCCGTACCGCGAAACCGAAGCAATGCAGGACGGCTCGGATGCGATCGCCGACTGGCCCATGCTCAACGCCCTGCTCAACACAGCCTCCGGTGCCACCTGGGTTTCGCTGCACCACGGCGGCGGCGTGGGCATCGGCCGCTCCATCCACGCCGGACAGGTCTCGGTCGCCGACGGCACCGACCTTGCCGCGCAGAAGCTCGAACGCCTCCTCACCAACGATCCCGGCATGGGCGTTATCCGGCACGCCGACGCCGGCTACGACCGCGCACTCGAGGTCGCCAAAGAGCGCGGCGTCCGCATCCCGATGAACGAAGGAACCACAAAGTGA